CGGTGAGAAGTCGCCTCTCTCGTAGCCGGCCAGCAGCTGTCGAGCGGTGAGATCGGTCAGGAACATGGACTCAGTCATGCATGGGGACGTACCCACGTTTCTTGTCCACCACGTTAGGCAATGGCTTTCCGGACGCCCAGATGTCGTAAAGCTCGACGAACTGCTCGCCCAGTCGGTCGCGCCAGCCCACGGTGTCGCCGCTCATGTGCGGCGACACGATCAGGCCGGGCACGTCCCACAGACGGCTCTGCGGATCGAGCGGCTCGGCCTCGAAGACATCGAGGGCCGCGCCCGCGATCCAGCGCTTGGACACGGCGTCCACGAGCGCGTTCTCGTCCACGAGCTGACCGCGCCCCACATTGATGAAGCGCGCGGACGGCTGCATCAGACCGAAGAGACGCGCGCCGAACATGCCGCGCGTGCTCTCCGTGAGCGGCGCCGCGCAGATCACCCAGTCGGACCGGGTCAGCAGCCGGTCCAGCTCGTCGGCGCCGTGGATACCCGGGCGCGCCGTGCGGCCGGTGACCGCCACTGTCAGGCCGAGCGCCCTCAGCGTGTCGGCGACCGCCCGGCCGATCGGACCCGCGCCGACGACGGTCGCACGGCTGCCGGCGACCCGCAGTCCCTCACGGTGGCGCCAGCGCCGCTGGCGCTGGAGTTCGAGAGTTCCCGGCAGATCCTTGGCCATGGCAAGGACCAGAGCCGCCACGTATTCGGCAATGGGCTCCTCGAAGATGCCACGGGCGTTAGTCACCAATGTTTCGGAGTTGATCAGCTCGGGACTGAGCAGCCGGTCCACACCGGCGCTCGCCGTGTGGACCCAGACCGGCCGTGGGCCGTCCCCCGGCCAGGCGAGCCGGATCGCGTCCGAAGTGAAGTCCCACGCCAACAGGACGTCGGCCAGGGGGAGTTGAGCGGCGAGGGTGGAGTCGTCCGCGTACACGACCCGGGCTCGGCCGGTCAGCCGGCCGAGGCGCGGCGGCGGATCGGCACCCAGGACGAGAAGGGTTGGTTCGGCCATCGGGAGTGCCCTTCTGAGCGGGGCGGGGATTTCCCCGAGGAAAACTCTTGCAACGTATTTCCTGTGCGGATTGACCACGCTCGCATTTACCTCCTACCGTCGTCAACAACAGCCAAAAGGGGGGCCGTGCCATGGATGTCTCCTTTCTGGGCGGACCGCAGCCGCAGCGTGGTGTCGGTGTGGTCGCCCCATTCGATTTCGCTCTTGATCGTGAACTCTGGCGTTGGATGCCGGACGAGATCTCGCTGCGCCTGACGAGGACGCCCTACGTCCCCGTCGAGGTGTCGCTGGACCTTGCCCGCCTCGTGAGTGAGCACGAGACCCTCGGAGAAGCGGTGCGGGCCCTGGGAGCGTCCGAACCGGAGGTGATCGCGTACGCCTGCACGTCCGGCAGCTTCGTCGGCGGTGTCGTCGGCGAGCGGGCCATGACCGAGGCGATGACCAGGGCGGGCGAGGTGCCCTCGCTCACCACGTCGGGCGCGCTCCTCGAAGCGCTGGAGGAGCTGGGCGCGAAACGGATCGCCCTGGTCACGCCCTATACGGAGTCGGTCACCGAGTCGCTGGAGGACTACCTGGCGGAGGCCGGGGTAACCGTCACGGGTCGCGCCTTCCTGGGGCTGACCCGGCACATCTGGAAGGTGCCGTACCGGTCGGTCGTGGACATGGCGCGGCAGGCCGTCGTCGGTGCGGCCGACGCGCTGTTCATCAGCTGCACGAACCTGCCGACGTACGACGCGATCCCCCAGTTGGAGGCTGAGCTGAGGATGCCGGTGCTGTCGGCGAACCAGGTCACGATGTGGGCGGCCCTGCGCAGAATCGGCGCGCACGCGGTCGGCCCGTATCAGGGCCTGCTGCTCGACCCGCCTCCGGTGCGCCACGTGCCTACGCTGGAAGTAATGGGAGACCTCTCCGAGATCTCGGACATTCCCGTGGTCCCGATCTCCGAGATCGCCCGGATCAACGAGATCTCCGAGATCGGCGACATCCCCGGCATGGCGGAGATGGAGCGGGCGGAGAAGGAGCGGATGGAACCGGTCCAGCAGATGCAGGACAGCCAGCCGGGCCAGCCCGGTGAGTGGGCGCAGCCCTCCCAGCCGGACGCTCCGACCGAGGAACAGGAAGGGTGGACATGACGACCGTCGGACTTCTCTACCCCGGCCACTCCGCCGAGGACGACTACCCCCGGCTGGAGATGCTCTTCGACAGCGACATCAGACTGCCCCTCGTCCACACCGACATCGGCGAGGACGCCCACCGCGTGGACGCGCTCCTGGAAATGGGCTCGGCGCGGCGGCTGGCGGACGGTGTCGAGGAGCTGCGGATGGCGGGCGCCGAGTCCGTGGTCTGGGCGTGCACGAGCGGCAGCTTCGTGTACGGCTGGGACGGCGCGCACGAGCAGGCCCGCACGCTGGCGATGGAGGCGGGACTGCCGGCTTCGAGCACGTCCTTCGCCTTCGCGCACGCGGTCCAGGCGCTGGGCGCCCGGAAGGTCGCGGTCGCCGCGACGTATCCGGAGGACGTCGCTGGCTACTTCGCCGCCTTCCTGAAGTCGGCGGGCATCGAGGTGGTCTCCACGCGCGGCAGCGGCATCATCACGGCGGCCGAGGTCGGCACCTGGGGCCGGGACGAGGTACTGGCCCTGGCCCGGGAGGGTGACCACCCGGACGCGGAAGTCCTTCTCCTGCCGGACACGGCGCTGCACACCGTGGCGTATCTGCCGGAGCTGGAGGAGGCCGTGGGCAAGCCGGTCCTCACCGCGAACCAGGTCACGGTCTGGGAGGGCCTGCGCCTGGTCGAGCGGCACGCGTGGGCCCCGAAGCTGGGGACGCTCTTCGCGAGCCGGGAGTAGGCGCGGATCTTGGGGCTCACCGGGTCCGGTCCTCGGCCTGGTGCCGGGTGCGGGTGCGGTCTTGGTCTGGTGCGGTCCTGGTCCGGTCCCGGGAATAAAACGGAGCCGTCCTCCTGTTGGCGGGAGTCGTACTTGATTTCCGCTCAGGAGGGCTCCCACCGGTGGTTGACGCAATTCGAGGTACGGCGCTGGGCACCGCGCCCGTGCCGCTGTCCGTACTGGACCTGGTCACCGTCGGCAGCGGGAGCACCGCACGGCATTCGCTGCTGACCAGCGTCGAGATCGCCAAGCTGGGCGAGCGCCGGGGCTACGGGCGGCACTGGGTCGCCGAGCACCACTCGATGCCCGGTGTCGCCTCCTCGTCGCCGGCCGTGATCCTCTCCCACCTCGCCGCCCACACCGAGCGCATCCGCCTCGGTTCGGGCGGCGTCATGCTGCCCAACCACGCGCCGCTCGTCATCGCCGAGCAGTTCGGCACCCTGGAGGCACTCGCCCCCGGGCGTGTCGACCTCGGGCTCGGCCGGGCGCCCGGCACCGACGGGGCGACGGCCGCCGCGCTGCGCCGCACCGACCGGCTGAACGAGGGCGCCGACGACTTCCCGCAGCAGCTCGCCGAGCTCACCCGCTTCCTGGACGACGACTTCCCGAACGGGCACCCGTACTCCCGCATCCACGCCGTCCCCGGACCCGTCCAGGGCCCCGCGGCCCGGCCGCCGATCTGGCTCCTCGGCTCCTCCGGCTTCAGCGCCCGGCTCGCCGCCACGCTCGGGCTGCCGTTCGCCTTCGCGCACCACTTCTCGGCGCAGAACACCATCCCCGCGCTCGACCTCTACCGTGAGTCCTTCCGGCCGTCCGCCGTGCTCGACGCCCCGTACGCGCTGATCGGCGTCGCCGCCCTCGCCGCCGATGACGAGAACGAGGCCCGCCGCCAGGTCCTGACCGGCGCGCTGTCGATGCTGCGGCTGCGCACCGGGCGCCCCGGGCTCGTCCCGACGCCCGAGGAGGCGGAGGCGTACAGCTTCAGCGCGCAGGAGCGCGACTTCGTGGACAGCTGGCTGACGAACATCGTCCACGGCACCCCGGACGCCGTCCGCGCCGGCCTGGACGACCTCCAGAAGCGCACCGGCGCCGACGAGCTGATGCTCACCGCCAACGCCCACGGTGCCGAGGCGCGGCTGCGCAGCTACGACCTGATCGCCGACGCGTACGGCCTGCCGGCCTGACCACGGGACGTACCGCGCGTCCGGACCCGGGCTCCCACCCACAGGTGGGAGCCCGGCGCGCGGTACGCGAGGATGCTCGGTGACACGCCCGACGGCCGCTCGCGGACCCGCCGGGCACGCACCGGGATACGGAACAGAGGTCGAGCCATGTCGCTGCATGTCGTCGTCGGCGCGGGTCCCGTGGGCACGGCCACCGCCCGCCTGCTCGCCGACTCGGGCGACCGAGTCCGCCTGATCACCCGCTCCGGCGGCGGCCCCGAGCACGAGGGCATCGAGCGGGTCGCGGCCGACGCCTCCGACGCGGCCACCCTCACCCGCCACACCGCGGACGCCACCACTCTCTTCAGCTGCGGCGGCCCGGCCTACCACCGGTGGGCGACCGACTGGCCGCCGCTGGGCGCGGCGCTGATCGGCGCCGCCGAAGCCAGTGGCGCCGTGCTGGTCACCACCGGGAACCTCTACGGGTACGGACCCGTGGACGCCCCGATGACCGAGCAGACGCCCCAGCGGCCGAACTCCGTCAAGGGCCGGGTCCGCGCGAAGCTGTGGGCGGACGCGCTCGCCGCCCACGAGGCGGGCCGGATCCGTACCGCCGAGGTGCGCGGCTCCGACTACCTCGGCGCCGGAGTGACCTCCACCGCCACCGTCCTGCTCCTGCCGAAGGTGCTGGCCGGGAAGAAGGCGTCGGCGCCCGGGGACCTGGACGCGCCGCACAGCTGGACGTACGTGGGTGACGTCGCCCGCACCCTGGTGGCGGTCGCGGCGGACGAGAGCGCCTGGGGCAGGCCCTGGCACGTACCGTCCCCGCCGCCGGTGTCCGTGCGCGCCCTGGCCGTCCGCGCCGCCGAACTGATCGGGGCCCCGGCCCCGCGCCTGGCGGCGATTCCCGCGCCGCTGCTCAGGATCGCCGGGCTGTTCAACACCGACGCCCGCGAGGTCTGGGAGATCCGCTACCAGAGCGCGGCGCCGTTCGTGCTCGACTCGTCGGCGGCCACGGCGGCTTTCGGCATCACGCCCGCCTCCACCGACGACGCGCTCCTGGAGACCATGAAGGACCTGCGGGCCCGCGCCGCCTGACCGCAAGTGGCGGGGCCCGAGTCAGACCTTCAGCGGTCCTGCCCCGATCATCTCCGCGATCAGCTCCGGCCCCACCGCCCGCGAGTACAGCCAGCCCTGCCCGGTGTCGCACCCGATCCTGCGCAGGCGCGCCGCCTGCCCCGCCGTCTCCACGCACTCCGCCGTGACCGTCAGGCCCAGCCGGTGGGCGAGATGGACCAGCGTCTCGACGATCGTCTCGTCCGCCGGATTGGGGTGCGCGCCCCCGTCGTAACGGAAGCCCCGTACGAAGGAGCCGTCCAGCTTCAGTACGGAGACGGGCAGCCGGCTCAGATAGGCGAGGTTCGAATAGCCGGTCCCGAAGTCGTCGATGGCGATCCGCACGCCCATGTCGCTCAGCGCCTGGAGTGCCTGGAGCGGCCGGCCCGCCGAGCCCATCACCGCGGACTCGGTCAGCTCCAGTTGCAGCAGACACGGCGCCAGACCTGTCTCGGCGAGGATCGCGGCCACATCGGCCACCAGGTCGGAGTCCCAGACCTGCCGTACGGCGACGTTGACGCTCACGAACAGCGGGCGCTCCGCCGGGTGGTCCCGCTGCCACTGCCGGGCCTGGAGACACGCTGTACGCAGCACCCACCGCCCGAGCTGCACGATCGAGCCGTCCTCCTCGGCGATCCCGATGAAGCGGTCGGGCGCGAGGACACCGAACTGCGGATGGCTCCAGCGCACCAGCGCCTCCACGCCCTGGACCGCTCCGTCGGCCATCCCCACCAGCGGCTGGTACTGGAGCACGAACTCCTCACGCTCGACCGCCGGACGCAGCGTGGACGACAGCGCCTGGCGGGTCATCCGGTGCGCGTTGCGCTCCGGGTCGAAAAGGGTCCAGCGTGCCTTGCCGTCCGCCTTCGCCCAGTAGAGCGTCGTGTCGGCGACCTGCATCAGACCGGTGGGAGTGGTGCCGTCGGCGGCCCGTTCGACGACGCCGATGGACGCCGAGACCGAGAGCCGCTGGCCGGCCAGGTCGAAGGGGAGCTGGAGCGCGGCGAGTACGGTGCGGGCGAGGTCGGCGAGCTGTTCCGTACCGGCCGAGTCCTCGACCAGGACCGCGAACTCGTCGCCGCCGAGGCGTGCCACGAGATGGCTGCCGCCGCGGCTGTGGCCGTCGCTGTCGGCGCACTCGGTGAGCCGGCTCGCGACGGCGGCGAGCAGCCGGTCGCCGACCCGGTGCCCGAGGGTGTCGTTGACGGCCTTGAACCCGTCCAGATCGAGGTAGCAGAGACCGATCCGCCCTGTTCTGCCATGGTCGTACGACGATTCGAGCGCGGCGGAGAGCCGCTCGAAGAACAGCGTGCGGTTGGGGAGCCGGGTCACCGGGTCGTGCATCTGGAGGTGCCGGATCCTGGCCTGGAGTTCGCGCCGCTCGCTGATGTCCGAGAGGGAGAGCAGCACGGTGCCGCCGTCGGGCAGGGGCGCGACGGTGACCTCGGCCCAGAGCGTGCGGCCGTCGGGGTGCTTGAGGCGGCGGGTGCAGCGGAAGCGGGAGCGGCGCCCGCGCAGCACTTCGTGGTACGCGTGCCAGGTCCGGTCGTCCGAGGCGAGGTCGACCAGGTCGGCGGCGGCCCGGTCGCGCAGCTCGGCGCGCTCGCTGCCGACCAGTTCCGCGAGGGCGTCGTTGGCGGTGACGACCGTCCCGCGGCGGTCCACGACGGCCATGGGGAGCCGGGCGGCGTTGAAGGCCGCGCGGTAGTCGCGCAGGTCGCGGTCGGCGCGGTCGGCGCGGTGGCCGGCGGGGGTGGGCTGGACGGGCGCGGGGCGGGTGAGTGCCCGCAGCTCACCGAGGGCGAAGCCCGTACCGTCCAGCATGGCCAGAGCATCACGTTCCGTAACCGAGGGTGCGCCGGAATCGGGTGCCGCGACTGCCGCGGCCCGCGGCCTTTCGGAGATTCCGCTCACGGCTCGCTCCCGCGGTGCTGTGGTGTCGTACAGGGGGTGATTCGGGATGGTCGGCGCAGATAAGTCTGCCGATCATAGAGGCCGGGCGGCAGGCCGTTCCAGCTCCCGGCGGTGAACCCGGGCGCGCGAGGTCGACGCCGGGGCGCCGGACGATCGTTTCTGCGCGGCTGCGGCGCGGGATGTACGAGGGATGTCTCCGGCCTGACCGATTGTGACTTTCCGTGGTCCACCGGGGGTGTCGCCCCGCTCACCCAACCGGTCCAGGGAAACAGGGCGTTCTCCGGCGAAAAGGCACAAGGTGGGTGAGCTGTCCCGCATTCCACAGCCGGAGGTCCACGTGGAGCGTCGCCCGACACGCGGGGGAGTGGAACGGCCACGCCTGCGCAGTACCGCCGCGGCCTTCACCTCCCTCGTCGCGGTCGCCGCCACCTCACTGGTGGCCGGCCCCGCCGTGGCGGCGAACTCCGCCGGACCGTGCGCCCTGCCCCGTACCGCGGCGCACCACTCGCTCGGCCTCGACACCTGGAACGCCTCCTACCCGCGCCCGGCCACGACCCTCGACGCGGTCATGGTCTTCCTGTCCTTCCCGGACTCGGAGCCACGGCTCGACCCGGCCGAGCTGGTCTCCGACCACTTCCCGGCGACCAGCAGATTCTTCGAGCGGGCCTCGTACGGGAAGTTCGTCCTGCGCCCGCACCCCCGCCTCCGGTGGATCGACATGCCCCGCCCCTCCACGGACTACGCCATAAGACGCGACTGGGAGCCGGAGATGCGCACCACGTATCTCCGGGACGCGCTGGCGGTCGCCGATCCGGTGATCGACTTCTCGCGGTACGACCTCGTCTATCTGGTCGCCGATCCGGACGCGCCCGGCGTGGACTCGGACGCGACGAAAGTGGTCAACTTCGACCGTCCGCTCACCGCGGACGGCACGGACATCAAGCGCGTCGTCACCGTCTTCGAGCGCCATCCCCCGGACCGCAACGTGCTGGCCCATGAGACCGGACACGTATTCGACCTGCCCGACCTCTACCACCGGCCGACCGACGGCAAGGGCGACTGGGACACCCACGTCGGCGACTGGGACGTGATGGGCAGCCAGTTCGGGCTGGCTCCCGATCTGTTCGGCTGGCACAAATGGAAGCTGGGCTGGCTCGAAAGACGGCAGGTCAGCTGTGTGAAGCCGACCGGCACCAGCATGCTCACCCTGGAACCGCTGGACACCGCGCCCCCGGTCGGCGCGAGCGCCGGGACGCGGCTCGCGGTGGTCAGGACGGGCGAGAACTCGGCCCTGGCGATCGAGGCGCGCGGCTCCACCGGGAACGACTCCACCACCTGCACCGAGGGGGTGCTGATCTACCGGGTGCGGGGCGAGGCCGAGTCGGGCGGCGGTCCCATCGAGGTGGTGGACGCCCACCCGGACAGCGAGGCCTGCTGGGACCAGTCGGTCTACCCGCCGCTGGCGGACGCGCCGCTGGGGGTCGGGGAGACGTTCACGGTGCCGGGGGAGGGCACGAAGGTGGAGGTGGCCGACCGTACGCCGGCCGGCGCGTGGACCGTGAAGGTCACGACGGGGGTCTGAGGCCACGGGGGTCTGAGGTCACGACGAGGTCTGACGTCCGTACGTACGAAAAAGCCCCCCGCTCTCGCGAGGGGCTTTCCCTGTCTGTGCGCCGCCAGGGACTCGAACCCCGGACCCGCTGATTAAGAGTCAGCTGCTCTAACCAACTGAGCTAGCGGCGCCTGCTGACGTCGTAGACCTTAGCACCAGGATCGGTGCGAAGAAAAATCGATATGACAGGCCCCGAATGGCGCTGGTGCGCTGCTCAGGGGCGGGAACCCGGCAGGCTCGTCACCGCCTCGGCGCGGGGGCGGGTGACCGCCGTCCGTAACGTGGGACGGCCCGCCCGCACACACGCCCACAGCAGCACCTCCGGGCCCGGCAGCCATGGATGACGGGTGTCGGGGGCGACCACCCAGCGCGGCGCCGCGCCATTGCCGGGGACCAGCGGCGGTACGGTCACGGCGTCGCCGGAGCCGTGGCAGAGCAGCGGCGGTACGGTCGGCGCGCGGCCCTCCGGCGCCGAGCGCCCCCACTCCTCCCAGGCCAGCAGCGACGGCAGACGCTGGGCGGTGCCGGGGGCCGCGAACAGCATCATCCGGCCCCGGTGCGTGGCGACCGGCCCGGAGCCCGGACCGTCGGACCACAGCCGGTCGAGCATGCGCCTGCCGAAGATGGCGGGCACGTTGACGACGTCGAAGACGGTGCCGCAGGGCAGTACGCCGGGCGCGGTCGGCCGGGCCTCCCAGAGGGCGAGCGTGGAGCGGGGGTACGGCTCGGCGGAGGCGAGCCATCCGGCGCCGGTCGCGGTGACCTGCGCCGCGTGGTGGCGGCCTTCCTCGCGGAGAAAATCGAAGATGTCGGTCCGGCGCTCGTCGTCGCAAGCGCCCGGACTCAAAGGGGATTCATCTCGCAGCCATGCGCTCATGACACTTATATCTACCTGGAGTAACCGGCCGAATCCCGGTAGTTGCCGGAAACCGGGACAGGGTGGTGCGGGAGGGCGTAACCTGCGGCCCGGCATATGCCAGGTGATCGGCCGGCAGGGGCCCGCCGGATGTCCGGTAAGGGGTCACTCCCCCGGCGCGCGCCCGTTGCGGAGCAGATCGCGCCCGAACTCCACCATCTTCTTGGCGTAGTCCTCGGTCCACTCCGCCCGTGCGGCGATGTCCGCGGCCGTGAGCCGGTCGAACCGCCGCGGGTCGGCGAGCTGGGCGGCGGCGAGGGCCTGGAACTCCACGGCCCGGTCGGTCGCGGCCCGGAAGGCGAGCGTCAGCTCGGTGGCCCGGTCCAGCAGCGTGCCCGGGTCGTCGATCGACTCCAGGTCGAAGAAGTGCTCCGGATCGGAGACCGCCTCCGACGGCTCGAACAGCAGCGGGGCGGGCCGCAGCCGCCGCTGACCCGACTCGGATTCCGCCATGTGTTCCTCCTGCTTGCTCCTGGTGCGGGTGCCTGGGATGTCGTACGTGCCGCCTCGGCCACCGTCCATTGTCCCGCCCCGCGCAAGTGGGCCTCCGCAGCTTCCGGCGGCTCGGCCTCGTGGCCACTGTCCGGCCTCAGGGCTGCCAGGGCACGCGGTGTTCCGCCAGGTGGGAGAGGACCGCGTGGTTCGCCTCCCAGCCATCGGGGCTGTGTCTGTTTGCCGCCTCCGGCGGCGTGCCGGACTCCGTCCGGCGTTCGGGTCCCGCTGGGCCGGCTTCAGGGTTGCCAGGGCACGCGGTGTTCCGCCAGGTGGGAGAGGACCGCGTGGTTCGCCTCCCAGCCATCGGGGAACTTGATCGTGACGCCCAGCTGGACCGGCTCCGTCGAGGGGTGTTCGTCGAGCAGTTCCGGGACGCCCGCGCGGCAGACCACGATGCACGCGTGGCGGTGCCGGGAGGCCAGCACGCACAGGCGGCCCGTCTCCAGATGGAACGCCGTCGCGTCCGGGCGGCCCGAGAGCGGGTGCAGGACCACCGTGACGTCGAACTCACGGCCCTGGAGCCGGTTCGCCGTGTCCACGGCCACCCCCGTCACGCCCAGCGCCGCGAGCGCCGCGCGGACCGCCGCCGCCTGGTCGCGGTGCGCCGTGCCGACCGCGACGCGGTCGGCCGTCAGCGGCGCCGCCCCCGGGCCACGCTCGCCGGTCGTCGCGCCACCCCGGTCCAGCAGCCGGCGGACCACCAGCGCGACCGCCCGTACCGCCTCGGGGTCCGTACGGGGCGTACGCCGCGCGGGCAGCTCAAGCAGGCCCCAGCCGGACGCCGCCGCCTCGTCCACCACCCGGTCCGGGCCCGACCCGTCCGACGGGACGGCGAAGGTGAGCCGCCGGTCCGCCGGGCCCGTACCGCTGCGGAACGGCGTGTACGGGTAGAACGCGTCCGACACCAGCGGCGCGGCCGACGCGGGCAGCCGCCACGACACCGGGAGCCGGTGCTGCGGCAGCTCGGGATTGTGGGCGAGCAGCGTGGCGACCGCGCTGGCCGACGGGTCGTAACTGAGCCCCGCCCACTGGTCGGCACCGACCACGCTGAACGGGTCCAACTGCCCCGGGTCGCCCACGAACAGCGCCCGCTCGAAGAGCCCAGCGACGGCGAGCAGCGCGTCCGAACGCATCTGGTACGCCTCGTCCACGATCGCGTGCCGCCACGGCTCCACGCCCTGCACGTGCGCCCACTTGGCGGCCGTGGACACCACGACGTCCAGGCCCGCGAGATCGGCCGCCTTCGCCGACTTCCGTACGGAGGGCAGCTCGTCGAGCGACGGGTCGTAAGGGTCCGGGTCGTTGCTGTGCAGCCGGCCCACGGGCAGGTCGGGGGCCTTCTCGGCGAGCCGTGAGACGAGGTCGTCCACCTGCGCGTTGGTCTGCGCGACGACCATCAACGGCCGCCCCGCCGCGGCCAGTTCGAGCGCGGCGCGCACCACGAGCGTCGACTTCCCGGCGCCGGGCGGCGAGTCGACGACCACGCCCCGGTACGCGCCGTGCAGCGTGTCGTACAGGATCGCGTCGGTGGCCCGCGCGGCCTCGGCACCGGGGTCGAAACCGGCCCGGTCGGATGCGGTTGTGGCGGTCACAGGAAGTCGTCCTCGGTCACCGGGTCGGGAAGGGGCAGCGGGAGCGACGGCGCGGGCGCGTCGTCGGCGGGCGTACGGGACTCAGGAACGTGTACGGCTCCGAGGACGGGACCGGCAGCGCCTGCGTCACCGGCACCGGGTCCGGCCCCCGCACCCTCCGCCCCCGGCGGCCCCCCGTGCGTCCACGGCGTCTCCTCGGTCGACGGCAGCTTCGGACCCCCGCGCTGGTCGTGTTCGAACAGGGTCCAGGCGATCCGGTCGCCCTTCTCCGGGACCGACCCCTCGGCCGGTTCCCTGCCACGGCCCATCCGGTCCGTCAGCCGCACGACCAGCATGCCGTGGCCCCCCGGCTCCCAGCCGACGAACTCCGCCGACTGCGGTTTGCCGTCCAGCGAGCGGTAGACCTTCGTGCGCTCGCCGAGCTGCGGCAGGTCCTCGGTCTGCAGGGTGACCAGGGGGCGCGGACTCGGCCGCTTGCTCTCGCTGTAGGCCATCACCACGTCCGTCACCTCCCCGACGAACGCCTCGCCGGAGAGCCTGCGCCCGGCCAGCACCAGCGGGTCGTCCAGCGCCTCCTGCGCCTCCAGCTGCGCCTGTGCCGTCTCCCGTGAGGCCAGCTTCCGCGCCGCCGTCACCGCGTCGTCGTGCCGGGGCTGCGGCGGTTCGCCGGAGCGCACCCGGTCGCGATGGCCCGTGAAGGACCAGCGGTCGCGCGTCCAGCGGTCGGCGACCCGCGCCCCCTCCGGCAGCTCCCGCAACAGGTCGAGACCCCGCCACACCGCGTCCCACGTGGGCCGCGCCTGGCTCTCCAGGAGCTTCCGGATCTCCCGTTCGGCCCTGGTCAGCCGGCCCAGTTGCTCGTCGGCGCCCAGGCCGTCCTCGGCGGCCCCGAGCGACTGACGCGCCCGGTCGTACTCGTCGATCGCCGGTGCCAGCAGCCTGTTGTCGAACGCCGGGTCCGTGGCCGGGCCCGCGGGCGGACAGAGCAACTGCCCGCGCCTGTCCCGGGCCGTCTCCGCACGCAGCGCCGCGTCCCGGCCGGACCCGCCGTCCGGCGGGTCGATCCAGGCCAGCAGCGCGCCGAGATGCTGGTCCTCCAGGTTGGACTGGCCGGTCGCCCAGTGCCTGTTGAGCAGATCGGTCGCCGCCAGCAGCAGCGACGACCCCGGCACCCGCGCCCGCTCGCCGTAGTGCGTCAGCCAGCGGCCCAGCAGGGGCACGCGCGCGGGCGCCGGATACGGCGTGTCCGGGTCCTGCTCCGCCGTACGCCGGAACCGCATCGACCTGCCGAGGAGCTGTACGAAGTCGATACCGGGCCGGTTCGGCACGATCAACTGCGGTGCGTCCACGCAGAGTTCGACCTCGACCTTGACGCGCTTGCCCGTCTCCGGGTCGGTCTCGCCGCGTTCGGCGGGCTCGACATCGTCCGCGTACGCGTCCAGATGCGGCAGCAGCGCCTCCGCCAGATCGGCGAGGAAGGCGAACCGCAGATCACGGTCGCGGGGCTGCGCCACGGTCAGCAGACGGGGCGACTCCCGGTCCGTACCGACGAGCGCGCCGAGCGGGGCACCGGCCTCACCCGCCGTTGTGAGCGGGACGAAGACCAGCGGGCGGTCCGAGAGCCGCCGGTGGCGCACGGTGGTCAGCGGTCGCGCGCGCCCGCTCTCCACCGCCTCCAGCCGGGCCAGGGTGTTGATCAGCGA
The nucleotide sequence above comes from Streptomyces sp. NBC_01716. Encoded proteins:
- a CDS encoding LLM class flavin-dependent oxidoreductase, producing MVDAIRGTALGTAPVPLSVLDLVTVGSGSTARHSLLTSVEIAKLGERRGYGRHWVAEHHSMPGVASSSPAVILSHLAAHTERIRLGSGGVMLPNHAPLVIAEQFGTLEALAPGRVDLGLGRAPGTDGATAAALRRTDRLNEGADDFPQQLAELTRFLDDDFPNGHPYSRIHAVPGPVQGPAARPPIWLLGSSGFSARLAATLGLPFAFAHHFSAQNTIPALDLYRESFRPSAVLDAPYALIGVAALAADDENEARRQVLTGALSMLRLRTGRPGLVPTPEEAEAYSFSAQERDFVDSWLTNIVHGTPDAVRAGLDDLQKRTGADELMLTANAHGAEARLRSYDLIADAYGLPA
- a CDS encoding putative bifunctional diguanylate cyclase/phosphodiesterase; translated protein: MLDGTGFALGELRALTRPAPVQPTPAGHRADRADRDLRDYRAAFNAARLPMAVVDRRGTVVTANDALAELVGSERAELRDRAAADLVDLASDDRTWHAYHEVLRGRRSRFRCTRRLKHPDGRTLWAEVTVAPLPDGGTVLLSLSDISERRELQARIRHLQMHDPVTRLPNRTLFFERLSAALESSYDHGRTGRIGLCYLDLDGFKAVNDTLGHRVGDRLLAAVASRLTECADSDGHSRGGSHLVARLGGDEFAVLVEDSAGTEQLADLARTVLAALQLPFDLAGQRLSVSASIGVVERAADGTTPTGLMQVADTTLYWAKADGKARWTLFDPERNAHRMTRQALSSTLRPAVEREEFVLQYQPLVGMADGAVQGVEALVRWSHPQFGVLAPDRFIGIAEEDGSIVQLGRWVLRTACLQARQWQRDHPAERPLFVSVNVAVRQVWDSDLVADVAAILAETGLAPCLLQLELTESAVMGSAGRPLQALQALSDMGVRIAIDDFGTGYSNLAYLSRLPVSVLKLDGSFVRGFRYDGGAHPNPADETIVETLVHLAHRLGLTVTAECVETAGQAARLRRIGCDTGQGWLYSRAVGPELIAEMIGAGPLKV
- a CDS encoding maleate cis-trans isomerase family protein, which translates into the protein MDVSFLGGPQPQRGVGVVAPFDFALDRELWRWMPDEISLRLTRTPYVPVEVSLDLARLVSEHETLGEAVRALGASEPEVIAYACTSGSFVGGVVGERAMTEAMTRAGEVPSLTTSGALLEALEELGAKRIALVTPYTESVTESLEDYLAEAGVTVTGRAFLGLTRHIWKVPYRSVVDMARQAVVGAADALFISCTNLPTYDAIPQLEAELRMPVLSANQVTMWAALRRIGAHAVGPYQGLLLDPPPVRHVPTLEVMGDLSEISDIPVVPISEIARINEISEIGDIPGMAEMERAEKERMEPVQQMQDSQPGQPGEWAQPSQPDAPTEEQEGWT
- a CDS encoding NAD-dependent epimerase/dehydratase family protein, which encodes MSLHVVVGAGPVGTATARLLADSGDRVRLITRSGGGPEHEGIERVAADASDAATLTRHTADATTLFSCGGPAYHRWATDWPPLGAALIGAAEASGAVLVTTGNLYGYGPVDAPMTEQTPQRPNSVKGRVRAKLWADALAAHEAGRIRTAEVRGSDYLGAGVTSTATVLLLPKVLAGKKASAPGDLDAPHSWTYVGDVARTLVAVAADESAWGRPWHVPSPPPVSVRALAVRAAELIGAPAPRLAAIPAPLLRIAGLFNTDAREVWEIRYQSAAPFVLDSSAATAAFGITPASTDDALLETMKDLRARAA
- a CDS encoding maleate cis-trans isomerase family protein — its product is MTTVGLLYPGHSAEDDYPRLEMLFDSDIRLPLVHTDIGEDAHRVDALLEMGSARRLADGVEELRMAGAESVVWACTSGSFVYGWDGAHEQARTLAMEAGLPASSTSFAFAHAVQALGARKVAVAATYPEDVAGYFAAFLKSAGIEVVSTRGSGIITAAEVGTWGRDEVLALAREGDHPDAEVLLLPDTALHTVAYLPELEEAVGKPVLTANQVTVWEGLRLVERHAWAPKLGTLFASRE
- a CDS encoding D-2-hydroxyacid dehydrogenase; this encodes MAEPTLLVLGADPPPRLGRLTGRARVVYADDSTLAAQLPLADVLLAWDFTSDAIRLAWPGDGPRPVWVHTASAGVDRLLSPELINSETLVTNARGIFEEPIAEYVAALVLAMAKDLPGTLELQRQRRWRHREGLRVAGSRATVVGAGPIGRAVADTLRALGLTVAVTGRTARPGIHGADELDRLLTRSDWVICAAPLTESTRGMFGARLFGLMQPSARFINVGRGQLVDENALVDAVSKRWIAGAALDVFEAEPLDPQSRLWDVPGLIVSPHMSGDTVGWRDRLGEQFVELYDIWASGKPLPNVVDKKRGYVPMHD